Proteins encoded by one window of Vigna radiata var. radiata cultivar VC1973A chromosome 5, Vradiata_ver6, whole genome shotgun sequence:
- the LOC106759723 gene encoding putative disease resistance protein RGA3 isoform X2 translates to MEVIAQIVLQNLNSFAQEEFGIIWNLKDDVQQMKRTVSAIKAVLLDAEGKANNLQISNWLEELKDVLYDADDLLNDISSEAMKRKVIGARKILRKIQVFFSQENQIVYSFKLGHQMKAIQKRLDAIAKNKITLQLTDRPMETPIAYRRQRQTYSFVREDDVIGRKEEKKLLESYLLDTKVSVIDNVSVLAIVGFGGLGKTTLAQLVFNDNAVQCSFEQKMWVCVSDEFDISKIAEKMIGNDKNSEIEQLQQDLRNKVRGKKFLLVLDDVWNEDRELWLKFKSLVVEGGKGSAIIVTTRSRTVAKIVATHPPLFLKGLDLERSWKLFSRVAFDEGKEPNDMELLAMGRDIVKKCAGVPLAIRTIGSLLYSRNLGRSDWQYFSEVEFSKIDQHKDNIFSILKLSYDHLPSFLKKCFAYCSLFPKDFEFDKKTLIQLWVAEGFIQPSRDNRCEEDVGHEYFMNLLSMSLFQNVTLDDCGDILTCKMHDLIHDLAQLVVGKEYAFVEGKKEHIENRTRYLSSCTSLHFSEKTSSSSNKLRTFILLGQPVYGSQNLGPPPSLQFPFLLSIKCLRVLTLCGLHLITIPNSIRELKQLRYLDLSMNRFLVSLPPDVTSLHNLQTLKLSGCGKLKELPSDINKSLRHLELNDCGKLCMPCGLGQLTNLQTLTHFILDSESKNVDISELSGLNNLRGKLVIKCLDSLRKNAAVVESANILLEKQHLQDLELRWGLGETKYWVGPIEIRRKEDENTWVENETTLYINDKYQMKDEKILQGLQPHHSIKRLVIDGYHGNSLPDWIGNLSSLLSLKISNCYGLKSIPDGIRNLVSLQRLCIYRCSMLERRCARGHGGEWSKIAHIPEVLLPAFNPIAFNATDLRQQPLVCVNHHFLAMAPWFMLLVEKMTMWKHPIDRQKLQIVACIINQILMVNGSASSMNSLR, encoded by the exons ATGGAAGTAATTGCTCAGATAGTATTACAAAACTTGAACTCTTTTGCTCAAGAGGAGTTTGGAATCATTTGGAATCTCAAAGATGACGTACAGCAAATGAAGCGCACAGTATCTGCAATAAAGGCTGTGCTCCTGGATGCAGAGGGAAAGGCCAACAACCTTCAAATCAGTAATTGGTTGGAGGAGCTGAAAGATGTACTTTATGATGCAGATGACTTGCTCAATGATATCTCCTCTGAagcaatgaaaagaaaagtgataGGTGCTAGAAAAATCTTGAGAAAGATACAGGTTTTCTTCTCCCAAGAAAACCAAATTGTCTATAGTTTTAAATTAGGTCATCAGATGAAAGCAATCCAGAAGAGGCTAGATGCTATTGCTAAAAACAAGATTACTTTGCAATTGACTGACCGCCCTATGGAGACTCCAATTGCATATAGGAGGCAGAGACAAACTTACTCTTTTGTGAGAGAAGATGATGTTATTGGgagaaaggaggaaaagaaaCTTCTTGAAAGTTATTTGCTTGACACCAAAGTGAGTGTGATAGACAATGTGTCTGTATTAGCCATAGTTGGGTTTGGAGGACTAGGTAAGACTACCCTCGCTCAACTTGTTTTTAATGACAATGCTGTCCAATGCTCTTTTGAGCAGAAAATGTGGGTGTGTGTCTCAGATGAATTTGACATCAGCAAAATAGCCGAAAAGATGATTGGGAATGATAAGAATAGTGAGATTGAGCAACTACAGCAAGATCTTAGAAACAAAGTTCGTGGAAAAAAGTTTCTACTTGTGCTGGATGACGTGTGGAATGAGGATAGGGAACTGTGGCTTAAATTCAAGAGCTTAGTCGTGGAAGGAGGTAAAGGAAGTGCCATAATTGTAACAACACGTAGTAGGACTGTGGCGAAAATAGTAGCCACACATCCACCCCTTTTCTTGAAAGGTCTTGATTTAGAAAGATCTTGGAAGCTATTCTCTCGAGTGGCTTTTGATGAGGGGAAAGAACCAAATGATATGGAGTTGTTAGCCATGGGAAgggatattgttaaaaaatgtgcTGGGGTTCCCCTTGCCATAAGAACTATTGGCAGCCTCTTGTACTCTCGAAACTTGGGTCGGAGTGATTGGCAATATTTTAGTGAAGTTGAGTTTTCAAAGATAGATCAACACAAGGACAACATTTTTTCAATCCTTAAACTGAGTTATGATCATCTTCcttcatttttgaaaaagtgtTTTGCTTATTGTTCATTGTTTCCAAAAGATTTTGAGTTTGACAAGAAAACACTCATTCAGTTATGGGTGGCTGAGGGGTTCATTCAACCATCACGAGACAATAGATGTGAAGAAGATGTTGGTCATGAGTACTTCATGAATTTGCTGTCAATGTCACTTTTCCAAAATGTGACTTTAGATGATTGTGGTGACATTCTTACTTGTAAAATGCATGACCTGATACATGATCTAGCACAGCTTGTTGTTGGAAAAGAATACGCCtttgttgaaggaaaaaaagagcACATTGAAAACAGAACACGTTATTTGTCCTCTTGTACTTCATTACATTTTTCAGAGAaaacatcatcatcttccaaCAAGTTAAGGACATTTATTTTGCTTGGACAGCCAGTTTATGGAAGTCAAAATTTGGGTCCTCCGCCAAGTCTTCAATTTCCTTTTCTCTTAAGCATAAAGTGCCTACGGGTGTTAACACTCTGTGGGTTGCATTTGATAACAATTCCAAATAGTATTCGGGAGTTGAAGCAATTGAGATATCTTGATCTTTCAATGAATAGGTTTCTGGTAAGTCTTCCACCAGATGTTACTAGCCTACATAACTTGCAGACTTTAAAACTTTCTGGATGTGGCAAACTTAAAGAATTACCCTCAGATATCAACAAAAGTCTTAGGCATCTTGAATTGAATGATTGTGGGAAATTATGTATGCCATGTGGGTTGGGACAATTGACCAATCTTCAAACACTGACACATTTTATATTGGACTCTGAAAGTAAAAACGTTGATATAAGTGAATTGAGTGGGCTAAACAACCTTAGAGGGAAATTAGTAATCAAATGCTTGGATTCCCTGCGAAAAAATGCTGCAGTGGTTGAGTCTGCAAACATATTACTGGAGAAGCAACATCTTCAAGATTTGGAATTACGGTGGGGGCTCGGTGAGACTAAATATTGGGTTGGTCCTATTGAAATCAGACGTAAGGAAGATGAAAACACATGGGTGGAAAATGAAACGACCCTgtatataaatgataaatatcaaatgaaagatgaaAAGATATTGCAAGGCCTGCAGCCACATCATTCAATAAAAAGACTAGTCATAGATGGATATCATGGCAACAGTTTACCAGACTGGATAGGGAACCTCTCATCACTCTTGAGTCTTAAAATCAGTAATTGCTATGGTTTGAAATCAATACCTGATGGAATTCGGAACCTAGTATCTTTACAACGACTCTGCATATATAGGTGCTCAATGCTAGAAAGAAGATGTGCTAGAGGACATGGTGGAGAATGGTCAAAAATTGCTCATATCCCAGAAGTTCTTCTCCCTGCCTTTAATCCAATCGCCTTTAATGCAACCGATCTCAG GCAGCAACCACTTGTTTGTGTCAATCACCATTTTCTAGCAATGGCTCCATGGTTCATGTTGCTTGTGGAA AAAATGACAATGTGGAAGCACCCAATTGATAGACAAAAATTGCAAATTGTTGCCTGCATAATAAATCAGATTTTGATGGTAAATGGCAGCGCATCATCTATGAACAGTTTAAGATAA
- the LOC106759723 gene encoding putative disease resistance protein RGA3 isoform X1, which yields MFVPNFIWQRMEVIAQIVLQNLNSFAQEEFGIIWNLKDDVQQMKRTVSAIKAVLLDAEGKANNLQISNWLEELKDVLYDADDLLNDISSEAMKRKVIGARKILRKIQVFFSQENQIVYSFKLGHQMKAIQKRLDAIAKNKITLQLTDRPMETPIAYRRQRQTYSFVREDDVIGRKEEKKLLESYLLDTKVSVIDNVSVLAIVGFGGLGKTTLAQLVFNDNAVQCSFEQKMWVCVSDEFDISKIAEKMIGNDKNSEIEQLQQDLRNKVRGKKFLLVLDDVWNEDRELWLKFKSLVVEGGKGSAIIVTTRSRTVAKIVATHPPLFLKGLDLERSWKLFSRVAFDEGKEPNDMELLAMGRDIVKKCAGVPLAIRTIGSLLYSRNLGRSDWQYFSEVEFSKIDQHKDNIFSILKLSYDHLPSFLKKCFAYCSLFPKDFEFDKKTLIQLWVAEGFIQPSRDNRCEEDVGHEYFMNLLSMSLFQNVTLDDCGDILTCKMHDLIHDLAQLVVGKEYAFVEGKKEHIENRTRYLSSCTSLHFSEKTSSSSNKLRTFILLGQPVYGSQNLGPPPSLQFPFLLSIKCLRVLTLCGLHLITIPNSIRELKQLRYLDLSMNRFLVSLPPDVTSLHNLQTLKLSGCGKLKELPSDINKSLRHLELNDCGKLCMPCGLGQLTNLQTLTHFILDSESKNVDISELSGLNNLRGKLVIKCLDSLRKNAAVVESANILLEKQHLQDLELRWGLGETKYWVGPIEIRRKEDENTWVENETTLYINDKYQMKDEKILQGLQPHHSIKRLVIDGYHGNSLPDWIGNLSSLLSLKISNCYGLKSIPDGIRNLVSLQRLCIYRCSMLERRCARGHGGEWSKIAHIPEVLLPAFNPIAFNATDLRQQPLVCVNHHFLAMAPWFMLLVEKMTMWKHPIDRQKLQIVACIINQILMVNGSASSMNSLR from the exons ATGTTTGTGCCAAACTTCATCTGGCAAAGGATGGAAGTAATTGCTCAGATAGTATTACAAAACTTGAACTCTTTTGCTCAAGAGGAGTTTGGAATCATTTGGAATCTCAAAGATGACGTACAGCAAATGAAGCGCACAGTATCTGCAATAAAGGCTGTGCTCCTGGATGCAGAGGGAAAGGCCAACAACCTTCAAATCAGTAATTGGTTGGAGGAGCTGAAAGATGTACTTTATGATGCAGATGACTTGCTCAATGATATCTCCTCTGAagcaatgaaaagaaaagtgataGGTGCTAGAAAAATCTTGAGAAAGATACAGGTTTTCTTCTCCCAAGAAAACCAAATTGTCTATAGTTTTAAATTAGGTCATCAGATGAAAGCAATCCAGAAGAGGCTAGATGCTATTGCTAAAAACAAGATTACTTTGCAATTGACTGACCGCCCTATGGAGACTCCAATTGCATATAGGAGGCAGAGACAAACTTACTCTTTTGTGAGAGAAGATGATGTTATTGGgagaaaggaggaaaagaaaCTTCTTGAAAGTTATTTGCTTGACACCAAAGTGAGTGTGATAGACAATGTGTCTGTATTAGCCATAGTTGGGTTTGGAGGACTAGGTAAGACTACCCTCGCTCAACTTGTTTTTAATGACAATGCTGTCCAATGCTCTTTTGAGCAGAAAATGTGGGTGTGTGTCTCAGATGAATTTGACATCAGCAAAATAGCCGAAAAGATGATTGGGAATGATAAGAATAGTGAGATTGAGCAACTACAGCAAGATCTTAGAAACAAAGTTCGTGGAAAAAAGTTTCTACTTGTGCTGGATGACGTGTGGAATGAGGATAGGGAACTGTGGCTTAAATTCAAGAGCTTAGTCGTGGAAGGAGGTAAAGGAAGTGCCATAATTGTAACAACACGTAGTAGGACTGTGGCGAAAATAGTAGCCACACATCCACCCCTTTTCTTGAAAGGTCTTGATTTAGAAAGATCTTGGAAGCTATTCTCTCGAGTGGCTTTTGATGAGGGGAAAGAACCAAATGATATGGAGTTGTTAGCCATGGGAAgggatattgttaaaaaatgtgcTGGGGTTCCCCTTGCCATAAGAACTATTGGCAGCCTCTTGTACTCTCGAAACTTGGGTCGGAGTGATTGGCAATATTTTAGTGAAGTTGAGTTTTCAAAGATAGATCAACACAAGGACAACATTTTTTCAATCCTTAAACTGAGTTATGATCATCTTCcttcatttttgaaaaagtgtTTTGCTTATTGTTCATTGTTTCCAAAAGATTTTGAGTTTGACAAGAAAACACTCATTCAGTTATGGGTGGCTGAGGGGTTCATTCAACCATCACGAGACAATAGATGTGAAGAAGATGTTGGTCATGAGTACTTCATGAATTTGCTGTCAATGTCACTTTTCCAAAATGTGACTTTAGATGATTGTGGTGACATTCTTACTTGTAAAATGCATGACCTGATACATGATCTAGCACAGCTTGTTGTTGGAAAAGAATACGCCtttgttgaaggaaaaaaagagcACATTGAAAACAGAACACGTTATTTGTCCTCTTGTACTTCATTACATTTTTCAGAGAaaacatcatcatcttccaaCAAGTTAAGGACATTTATTTTGCTTGGACAGCCAGTTTATGGAAGTCAAAATTTGGGTCCTCCGCCAAGTCTTCAATTTCCTTTTCTCTTAAGCATAAAGTGCCTACGGGTGTTAACACTCTGTGGGTTGCATTTGATAACAATTCCAAATAGTATTCGGGAGTTGAAGCAATTGAGATATCTTGATCTTTCAATGAATAGGTTTCTGGTAAGTCTTCCACCAGATGTTACTAGCCTACATAACTTGCAGACTTTAAAACTTTCTGGATGTGGCAAACTTAAAGAATTACCCTCAGATATCAACAAAAGTCTTAGGCATCTTGAATTGAATGATTGTGGGAAATTATGTATGCCATGTGGGTTGGGACAATTGACCAATCTTCAAACACTGACACATTTTATATTGGACTCTGAAAGTAAAAACGTTGATATAAGTGAATTGAGTGGGCTAAACAACCTTAGAGGGAAATTAGTAATCAAATGCTTGGATTCCCTGCGAAAAAATGCTGCAGTGGTTGAGTCTGCAAACATATTACTGGAGAAGCAACATCTTCAAGATTTGGAATTACGGTGGGGGCTCGGTGAGACTAAATATTGGGTTGGTCCTATTGAAATCAGACGTAAGGAAGATGAAAACACATGGGTGGAAAATGAAACGACCCTgtatataaatgataaatatcaaatgaaagatgaaAAGATATTGCAAGGCCTGCAGCCACATCATTCAATAAAAAGACTAGTCATAGATGGATATCATGGCAACAGTTTACCAGACTGGATAGGGAACCTCTCATCACTCTTGAGTCTTAAAATCAGTAATTGCTATGGTTTGAAATCAATACCTGATGGAATTCGGAACCTAGTATCTTTACAACGACTCTGCATATATAGGTGCTCAATGCTAGAAAGAAGATGTGCTAGAGGACATGGTGGAGAATGGTCAAAAATTGCTCATATCCCAGAAGTTCTTCTCCCTGCCTTTAATCCAATCGCCTTTAATGCAACCGATCTCAG GCAGCAACCACTTGTTTGTGTCAATCACCATTTTCTAGCAATGGCTCCATGGTTCATGTTGCTTGTGGAA AAAATGACAATGTGGAAGCACCCAATTGATAGACAAAAATTGCAAATTGTTGCCTGCATAATAAATCAGATTTTGATGGTAAATGGCAGCGCATCATCTATGAACAGTTTAAGATAA
- the LOC106762693 gene encoding putative disease resistance protein RGA3 — MEVIAQIVLQNLNSFAQEEFGIIWNLKDDVQQMKRTVSAIKAVLLDAEGKANNLQISNWLEELKDVLYDADDLLNDISSEAMKRKVIGARKILRKIQVFFSQENQIVYSFKLGHQMKAIQKRLDAIAKNKITLQLTDRPMETPIAYRRQRQTYSFVREDDVIGRKEEKKLLESYLLDTKVSVIDNVSVLAIVGFGGLGKTTLAQLVFNDNAVQCSFEQKMWVCVSDEFDISKIAEKMIGNDKNSEIEQLQQDLRNKVRGKKFLLVLDDVWNEDRELWLKFKSLVVEGGKGSAIIVTARSRTVAKIVATHPPLFLKGLDLERSWKLFSRVAFDGGKEPNDMELLAMGRDIVKKCAGVPLAIRTIGSLLYSRNLGRSDWQYFSEVEFSKIDQHKDNIFSILKLSYDHLPSFLKKCFAYCSLFPKDFEFDKKTLIQLWVAEGFIQPSRDNRCEEDVGHEYFMNLLSMSLFQNVTLDDCGDILTCKMHDLIHDLAQLVVGKEYAFVEGKKEHIENRTRYLSSCTSLHFSEKTSSSSNKLRTFILLGQPEPLYGRQNLGPPPSLHFPFLLSIKCLRVLTLCGLHLITIPDSIRKLKQLRYLDLSFNRFLVSLPPDVTSLHNLQTLKLSRCGKFKELPSDINKSLRHLELNDCGELRCMPCGLGQLTNLQTLTHFILDSESKNVDISELSGLNNLRGKLVIKCLDSLRENAAVVESANILLEKQHLQDLELRWGFRETKYRKDPVKNRRKEEENRWVDDENKIKDEKILKGLQPHHSIKRLVIDGYCGNSLPDWIGNLSSLLSLEISNCYCLKSIPDGIRNLVSLQRLCIYNCSMLEGRCARGHGEEWSKIAHIPLAIVSAFNPTDLRYIN; from the coding sequence ATGGAAGTAATTGCTCAGATAGTATTACAAAACTTGAACTCTTTTGCTCAAGAGGAGTTTGGAATCATTTGGAATCTCAAAGATGACGTACAGCAAATGAAGCGCACAGTATCTGCAATAAAGGCTGTGCTCCTGGATGCAGAGGGAAAGGCCAACAACCTTCAAATCAGTAATTGGTTGGAGGAGCTGAAAGATGTACTTTATGATGCAGATGACTTGCTCAATGATATCTCCTCTGAagcaatgaaaagaaaagtgatTGGTGCTAGAAAAATCTTGAGAAAGATACAGGTTTTCTTCTCCCAAGAAAACCAAATTGTCTATAGTTTTAAATTAGGTCATCAAATGAAAGCAATCCAGAAGAGGCTAGATGCTATTGCTAAAAACAAGATTACTTTGCAATTGACTGACCGCCCTATGGAGACTCCAATTGCATATAGGAGGCAGAGACAAACTTATTCTTTTGTGAGAGAAGATGATGTTATTGGgagaaaggaggaaaagaaaCTTCTTGAAAGTTATTTGCTTGACACCAAAGTGAGTGTGATAGACAATGTGTCTGTATTAGCCATAGTTGGGTTTGGAGGACTAGGTAAGACTACCCTCGCTCAACTTGTTTTTAATGACAATGCTGTCCAATGCTCTTTTGAGCAGAAAATGTGGGTGTGTGTCTCAGATGAATTTGACATCAGCAAAATAGCCGAAAAGATGATTGGGAATGATAAGAATAGTGAGATTGAGCAACTACAGCAAGATCTTAGAAACAAAGTTCGTGGAAAAAAGTTTCTACTTGTGCTGGATGACGTGTGGAATGAGGATAGGGAACTGTGGCTTAAATTCAAGAGCTTAGTCGTGGAAGGAGGTAAAGGAAGTGCCATAATTGTAACAGCACGTAGTAGGACTGTGGCGAAAATAGTAGCCACACATCCACCCCTTTTCTTGAAAGGTCTTGATTTAGAAAGATCTTGGAAGCTATTCTCTCGAGTGGCTTTTGATGGGGGGAAAGAACCAAATGATATGGAATTGTTAGCCATGGGAAgggatattgttaaaaaatgtgcTGGGGTTCCCCTTGCCATAAGAACTATTGGCAGCCTCTTGTACTCTCGAAACTTGGGTCGGAGTGATTGGCAATATTTTAGTGAAGTTGAGTTTTCAAAGATAGATCAACACAAGGACAACATTTTTTCAATCCTTAAACTGAGTTATGATCATCTTCcttcatttttgaaaaagtgtTTTGCTTATTGTTCATTGTTTCCAAAAGATTTTGAGTTTGACAAGAAAACACTCATTCAGTTATGGGTGGCTGAGGGGTTCATTCAACCATCACGAGACAATAGATGTGAAGAAGATGTTGGTCATGAGTACTTCATGAATTTGCTGTCAATGTCACTTTTCCAAAATGTGACTTTAGATGATTGTGGTGACATTCTTACTTGTAAAATGCATGACCTGATACATGATCTAGCACAGCTTGTTGTTGGAAAAGAATACGCCtttgttgaaggaaaaaaagagcACATTGAAAACAGAACACGTTATTTGTCCTCTTGTACTTCATTACATTTTTCAGAGAaaacatcatcatcttccaaCAAGTTAAGGACATTTATTTTGCTTGGACAGCCAGAGCCACTTTATGGAAGACAAAATTTGGGTCCTCCGCCAagtcttcattttccttttctcttaaGCATAAAGTGCCTACGGGTGTTAACACTCTGTGGGTTGCATTTGATAACAATTCCAGATAGTATTCGAAAGTTGAAGCAATTGAGATATCTTGATCTTTCATTTAATAGGTTTCTGGTAAGTCTTCCACCAGATGTTACTAGCCTACATAACTTGCAGACTTTAAAACTATCTCGGTGTGGCAAATTTAAAGAATTACCCTCAGATATCAACAAAAGTCTTAGGCATCTTGAATTGAATGATTGTGGGGAATTGAGATGTATGCCATGTGGGTTGGGACAATTGACCAATCTTCAAACACTGACACATTTTATATTGGACTCTGAAAGTAAAAACGTTGATATAAGTGAATTGAGTGGGCTAAACAACCTTAGAggaaaattagtaattaaatgCTTGGATTCCCTGCGAGAAAATGCTGCAGTGGTTGAGTCTGCAAACATATTACTGGAGAAGCAACATCTTCAAGATTTGGAATTACGGTGGGGGTTCCGTGAGACTAAATATCGGAAGGATCCTGTTAAAAATAGACGTAAGGAAGAAGAAAACAGATGGGTGGacgatgaaaataaaataaaagacgAAAAGATATTGAAAGGCCTGCAGCCACATCATTCAATAAAAAGACTAGTAATAGATGGATATTGTGGCAACAGTTTACCAGACTGGATAGGGAAT